From Nocardioides daedukensis, the proteins below share one genomic window:
- a CDS encoding LamG-like jellyroll fold domain-containing protein: protein MLTPSSEGYNFSGVGQMFLGWVRRAVTPSVLLLVGSAMVVAGQSQPQVSSAPEVSVESLASSKAVAGGEPVVVESLTSETVEVSALPSGAFRADLSVSPVRTEVDGEWLALDPTLVRNVEGTFSARRIIGDLRVSGGGPAGSVIAEYSDGDFSYAVSSPFALSAPVVSGEFATFAEVVPGVDLVVESQTLGFSHNWVVKTPEAAADPRVLELSLPVQMTGLEAVEESGGLAYVDDAAGTQLWSPAPLVWDSSDAAEDSAGGPVLSSVEAVEGGPATGDVVAEVAAEPEADSLVLRPEAELMSSPDTVFPVVVDPTINRLRNGWTAVWSNFPSSSFWQTPHSLGAGYEGWEQNKVVRSYFRFDTKVLSGKRIVSAEVNVRQVHAAQCAVHPTRMYQTNPISTATTWSNQPTRKTLQDTNESTRGCSSSWGPGMVGWDVKPGAQSYANAGASNGTFMVKGSSETARNGWKQFDDAGANMQVDYVSEPHEPSYARVAGGAMCGTAAAPRVTGSTYVLAAAQMNSPDKGKTLRGVFQLYDAFTTTFLEEKANGTSVERGDRVTVAFDGLDDGRTYRFRVKTRGYVAASTSSGAYWDGPFASTLSGTGGMWCYFRVDTSKPASPTIQTSVFTTCDSTQPDNPLQCPVVGRAGTAGQFTVDSTASDVVRYEWWLNDGPVTSVATVAGAARTLTVVPDTEINRLTVKAVDSANKSSDADFIFRVAKRRASLEWAFPAGSLAQSSGTAAGGDLSLSSLATAGAGRVETGLRLDGSATSGDGAVSTDGAFSVSAWVRIDRDLSATRPVISAMDSTGAMTWSLSFDSPSGQWRTGGPSGPAVTAPAIAGVWTHLGVTRSASGTLRLFVNGHAAGSAPVSLLESSAWSLGCDGAAGGACAVGLIDEVAVFDSVFSGHEAVALANPIDAGEDAIVSLSSMWDMVEADPSTAQVATDKTFDHDLALTNVPLPAFVAKEAPASARVLRLPGTSTQRVRSSGPVVDTSGSFSILARVGPIARDAAAVVLEQRGLDGSLWRVRYEPTSPGQGRWILEYLDANGTAQARVSSRESDPEFGWTSLIAVYDSAAGKIQLYAHGAPVVDDTGGLDRTMPMTSAARGVFAVGEGTVSGAAAPLQGDVALIHAYAGAISAAQALEVEDQISAMETGS, encoded by the coding sequence GTGCTGACACCCTCATCTGAGGGATACAACTTTTCGGGGGTTGGCCAGATGTTTCTCGGGTGGGTTCGTCGGGCGGTGACGCCCTCGGTCCTGCTGCTTGTGGGGTCGGCAATGGTGGTGGCTGGTCAGTCGCAGCCGCAGGTTTCCTCGGCTCCCGAGGTCTCGGTCGAGTCTCTGGCTTCGTCGAAGGCTGTTGCTGGTGGTGAGCCCGTTGTGGTGGAGTCGTTGACGTCTGAGACGGTCGAGGTCAGTGCTCTTCCCAGTGGTGCGTTTCGTGCTGATCTGTCGGTGAGTCCGGTGCGCACGGAAGTCGATGGCGAGTGGTTGGCGTTGGATCCGACGTTGGTGCGCAATGTCGAGGGGACGTTCTCTGCGCGCCGGATCATCGGTGATCTGAGGGTGTCGGGGGGAGGTCCGGCGGGCTCGGTGATTGCTGAGTATTCCGATGGTGACTTCTCCTATGCGGTGTCTTCTCCTTTTGCGTTGTCGGCGCCGGTGGTCAGTGGTGAGTTCGCGACTTTCGCGGAGGTCGTGCCTGGGGTTGACCTGGTGGTGGAGTCGCAGACGTTGGGGTTCTCTCACAACTGGGTGGTCAAGACCCCTGAGGCGGCTGCGGATCCGCGGGTCTTGGAGTTGTCGTTGCCGGTGCAGATGACGGGCTTGGAGGCGGTGGAGGAGTCTGGTGGCCTGGCCTATGTCGATGACGCTGCGGGGACTCAGTTGTGGTCGCCTGCGCCTTTGGTGTGGGATTCGAGTGATGCGGCTGAGGACTCGGCCGGGGGGCCGGTGCTGTCGTCGGTGGAGGCGGTTGAGGGTGGTCCGGCCACCGGGGACGTCGTGGCCGAGGTTGCCGCGGAGCCGGAGGCGGATTCGTTGGTGCTCAGGCCTGAGGCGGAACTCATGTCGAGTCCGGACACGGTTTTCCCGGTGGTGGTGGATCCCACGATCAACCGGTTGCGCAACGGGTGGACGGCTGTGTGGAGCAATTTCCCGTCCTCGTCGTTCTGGCAGACGCCGCATTCGCTGGGGGCTGGCTATGAGGGGTGGGAGCAGAACAAGGTTGTTCGTTCCTACTTCCGTTTCGACACCAAGGTGTTGAGCGGCAAGCGCATCGTGTCGGCTGAGGTGAACGTGCGTCAGGTGCATGCTGCTCAGTGCGCGGTACACCCGACGCGGATGTATCAGACGAATCCGATTTCGACGGCGACGACGTGGAGCAATCAGCCGACGCGCAAGACGTTGCAGGACACCAACGAGTCGACGCGGGGATGTTCGAGCTCGTGGGGGCCTGGGATGGTCGGTTGGGACGTGAAGCCGGGGGCGCAGTCCTATGCGAATGCGGGCGCTTCGAACGGGACGTTCATGGTGAAGGGCTCCAGTGAGACTGCGCGCAACGGGTGGAAGCAGTTCGACGATGCGGGCGCGAACATGCAGGTCGACTATGTCAGTGAGCCCCATGAGCCCAGCTATGCGCGGGTGGCCGGGGGCGCCATGTGTGGCACGGCCGCTGCGCCGCGGGTGACGGGATCGACCTATGTGCTGGCTGCGGCTCAGATGAACAGCCCGGACAAGGGCAAGACCCTGCGTGGCGTGTTCCAGCTCTATGACGCGTTCACCACGACGTTCCTGGAGGAGAAGGCCAACGGAACGTCGGTTGAGAGAGGGGACCGCGTCACGGTTGCTTTCGATGGCCTGGACGATGGCCGCACCTACCGGTTCCGGGTCAAGACCCGCGGCTATGTGGCGGCGAGCACCTCTTCTGGTGCCTACTGGGACGGCCCATTCGCCTCGACGTTGTCGGGGACGGGGGGCATGTGGTGTTACTTCCGGGTCGACACGTCCAAGCCCGCTTCGCCGACGATCCAGACGAGCGTCTTCACCACCTGCGATTCGACGCAACCCGACAATCCCCTTCAGTGTCCGGTGGTCGGTCGCGCGGGCACGGCGGGTCAGTTCACGGTCGACTCGACTGCCTCGGACGTGGTGCGCTATGAGTGGTGGCTCAATGACGGTCCCGTCACGAGTGTGGCGACTGTGGCGGGCGCGGCACGGACGTTGACGGTGGTTCCCGACACTGAGATCAACCGCTTGACGGTCAAGGCCGTGGACAGTGCGAACAAGTCATCGGATGCGGACTTCATCTTCCGGGTCGCCAAGCGCCGGGCGTCACTGGAGTGGGCCTTCCCCGCCGGTTCGCTGGCCCAGAGCTCGGGCACTGCTGCTGGGGGTGACTTGTCGCTCTCCTCTTTGGCGACTGCAGGAGCGGGGCGGGTCGAGACGGGTCTGCGACTGGACGGATCCGCGACGTCCGGGGACGGTGCGGTCTCCACCGACGGGGCCTTCTCGGTCTCGGCGTGGGTGCGCATCGACAGAGACCTGAGCGCGACACGTCCGGTGATCTCGGCGATGGACTCGACGGGCGCGATGACGTGGAGCCTGTCCTTCGATTCCCCCTCTGGGCAGTGGCGAACCGGGGGACCGAGCGGTCCTGCGGTGACCGCACCGGCCATCGCGGGGGTGTGGACGCACCTGGGTGTCACGCGCTCGGCGAGTGGCACGTTGCGGCTGTTCGTCAACGGGCACGCTGCTGGGTCTGCTCCGGTGTCGTTGCTGGAGAGCTCGGCGTGGAGCCTGGGCTGCGATGGCGCAGCAGGCGGAGCGTGTGCGGTGGGGTTGATCGATGAGGTGGCGGTCTTCGACTCGGTGTTCTCGGGGCATGAGGCGGTGGCGTTGGCGAATCCCATCGACGCCGGCGAGGATGCGATCGTGTCGCTGTCCTCGATGTGGGACATGGTGGAGGCAGATCCCTCGACTGCGCAGGTGGCGACGGACAAGACCTTCGACCATGACCTGGCGCTGACGAACGTCCCCCTGCCGGCCTTCGTGGCCAAGGAGGCGCCCGCGAGCGCGCGTGTGCTCAGGTTGCCGGGCACGTCGACGCAGCGGGTGCGCAGCAGCGGCCCGGTGGTGGACACGTCGGGGTCGTTCTCGATCCTTGCGCGTGTAGGCCCCATTGCCAGAGACGCGGCTGCGGTGGTTCTGGAGCAGCGCGGACTGGATGGGTCGCTGTGGCGGGTCCGCTATGAACCGACGAGTCCTGGTCAGGGACGTTGGATCTTGGAATACCTCGACGCGAACGGCACGGCCCAGGCTCGTGTGTCCTCGCGCGAGAGCGACCCGGAGTTTGGGTGGACGTCGCTGATCGCGGTCTACGACTCCGCCGCGGGAAAGATCCAGCTCTATGCTCACGGTGCCCCGGTTGTTGATGACACGGGTGGGTTGGACCGGACGATGCCGATGACCTCGGCGGCTCGAGGAGTCTTCGCCGTCGGCGAGGGCACGGTGTCAGGAGCAGCGGCGCCGCTGCAGGGCGACGTCGCCTTGATCCATGCATATGCCGGAGCCATTTCGGCTGCTCAGGCTCTCGAAGTTGAAGACCAGATCAGCGCGATGGAGACCGGATCATGA
- a CDS encoding ABC transporter ATP-binding protein codes for MVGQKAMSFGPSAKRLVRRMRPYRLKTIGVLILAVGSVVLTALGPRILGHATDLIFEGLFGNQFPATSSKDQVIEQVRASGDDRLADMLQAMDFVPGVGVDFSAVSSVLLVVLGLYAAASVLSFVQGFLLNDVVQGTVRDMRSDVETKVNELPLEYFDTQPRGELLSRVTNDIDNISQTLQQTMSQLLTSLLTVIAVLGMMFWISPLLALIALVSVPISMFTTAAIMKRSQTQFIAQWRRTGKLNAHIEETFSGHSLVKVFGRQAEVERVFAEENDKLYDASFRAQFISGLIMPVMMFIGNLNYVVIAVVGGLRVANGSLSLGEVQAFIQYTRQFTQPLTAVASMMNLLQSGVASAERVFELLDADEQRVEGTQSPAPVEERHGEVVFEDVSFSYDADQPLIEHLSLVARPGQTVAIVGPTGAGKTTLVNLVMRFYEVDGGRITLDGVDISAMPRAALRDQIGMVLQDAWLFEGTIRDNIAYGRPDATEEEILEAARATFVDRFVHSLPDGYDTVIDEDGGNISAGERQLITIARAFVSNPALLILDEATSSVDTRTELLLQQAMSALRSDRTSFVIAHRLSTIRDADLILVMEDGAIVEQGNHGELLEADGAYARLYRSQFAAPVEA; via the coding sequence ATGGTCGGTCAGAAGGCGATGAGCTTCGGCCCGTCGGCCAAGCGGCTGGTCCGCCGAATGCGTCCCTATCGGCTGAAGACGATCGGCGTGCTCATCCTGGCGGTCGGCAGCGTCGTGCTGACCGCGCTCGGTCCGCGGATCCTCGGGCACGCCACCGACCTCATCTTCGAGGGGCTCTTCGGCAACCAGTTCCCGGCCACCTCGAGCAAGGACCAGGTGATCGAGCAGGTCCGCGCCTCGGGAGACGACCGGCTCGCCGACATGCTGCAGGCGATGGACTTCGTGCCCGGGGTCGGTGTCGACTTCAGCGCTGTCTCGTCGGTGCTGCTGGTCGTGCTCGGGCTGTACGCCGCCGCCTCCGTACTCTCGTTCGTCCAGGGGTTCCTGCTCAACGACGTGGTCCAGGGGACGGTGCGCGACATGCGCTCGGACGTGGAGACCAAGGTCAATGAGCTGCCGCTCGAATACTTCGACACCCAGCCCCGTGGCGAGCTCCTCTCGCGAGTCACCAACGACATCGACAACATCAGCCAGACGTTGCAGCAGACGATGAGCCAGCTGCTCACCTCGCTGCTCACCGTGATCGCGGTGCTCGGGATGATGTTCTGGATCTCGCCGCTGCTCGCCCTGATTGCGTTGGTCAGCGTGCCGATCTCGATGTTCACCACAGCGGCGATCATGAAGCGCTCGCAGACGCAGTTCATCGCCCAGTGGCGGCGTACGGGCAAGCTCAACGCGCACATCGAGGAGACCTTCTCGGGTCATTCCCTGGTCAAGGTCTTCGGGCGTCAGGCCGAGGTGGAGCGGGTCTTCGCCGAGGAGAACGACAAGCTGTACGACGCCTCCTTCCGGGCGCAGTTCATCAGCGGCCTGATCATGCCGGTGATGATGTTCATCGGGAACCTCAACTACGTCGTGATCGCCGTGGTTGGTGGGCTCCGGGTGGCGAACGGGTCGCTCAGCCTGGGTGAGGTGCAGGCGTTCATCCAGTACACCCGTCAGTTCACCCAGCCCCTGACCGCGGTGGCCTCGATGATGAACCTGCTGCAGTCCGGTGTCGCCTCGGCGGAGCGAGTCTTCGAGCTGCTGGACGCCGACGAGCAACGCGTCGAGGGGACGCAGTCGCCGGCGCCTGTCGAGGAGCGGCATGGCGAGGTCGTCTTCGAGGATGTCTCGTTCAGCTATGACGCCGACCAGCCGTTGATCGAGCACCTTTCCCTGGTCGCCCGGCCGGGGCAGACCGTCGCCATCGTGGGCCCGACCGGTGCCGGCAAGACCACGCTGGTCAACCTGGTGATGCGCTTCTATGAGGTCGACGGCGGACGGATCACCCTCGACGGCGTGGACATCTCGGCGATGCCCCGCGCCGCGCTGCGCGACCAGATCGGGATGGTTCTCCAGGACGCCTGGCTCTTCGAGGGGACGATCCGCGACAACATCGCCTATGGCCGTCCCGACGCGACCGAGGAGGAGATCCTCGAGGCCGCGCGGGCGACGTTCGTGGACCGTTTCGTCCACTCGCTGCCCGACGGCTATGACACGGTGATCGACGAGGACGGCGGCAACATCAGTGCCGGTGAGCGGCAACTGATCACGATCGCCCGCGCCTTCGTGTCCAACCCGGCCCTGCTGATCCTCGACGAGGCGACCTCCTCGGTGGACACCCGCACCGAGCTCCTGCTGCAGCAGGCGATGAGTGCGCTGCGCAGCGACCGTACGTCGTTCGTCATCGCGCACCGGCTCTCCACCATCCGCGACGCCGACCTGATCCTGGTGATGGAGGACGGTGCGATCGTCGAGCAGGGCAATCACGGTGAGCTGCTGGAGGCGGACGGGGCATATGCGCGGCTGTATCGCTCGCAGTTCGCGGCACCGGTCGAGGCGTAG
- a CDS encoding ABC transporter ATP-binding protein yields the protein MLLRLLRTHLAPYRTWIAIIVALQFVSTVAMLYLPSLNADIIDDGVARGDIGLIIRTGGIMLAVSIVQIACSVTAVWFSARTAMAFGRDLRAAVFAKVGSFSGREVTRIGAPSLITRNTNDVQQVQMLALMACNIGVMVPIMMVGGILMAMREDLGLSWLLAVMVPTLFLVVGIVVSRMVPNFRLVQERIDGVNRVLREQITGIRVVRAFVREPEETKRFAKANDDLTDVSIRAGRWLATMFPLVMLVVNVASVAVLWFGGHRVDDGNMEVGALTAFLSYLMQILMSIMMGMFMLMMVPRSAVCADRITEVLDTPSSVVLPEAGAITDTIDHLEFDHVEFTYPGAEQPVLREISFDARPGETVAIIGSTGAGKSTLVNLVPRLFDATAGAVRIDGVDIRERDAETMWTRIGLVPQKAFLFSGTIADNLRYGKPDATEQEMWRALEISQARDFVEAMADGLESTVVQGGTNFSGGQRQRLAIARAVVREPDVYLFDDSFSALDLATDARLRAALKPETREAIVLLVAQRVSTIRDVDQILVLEDGEVVGRGTHDELLADCATYQEIVESQLTAEEAA from the coding sequence ATGCTGCTCCGTCTCCTGCGCACCCACCTCGCGCCCTACCGGACCTGGATCGCGATCATCGTCGCGCTGCAGTTCGTCAGCACTGTCGCGATGCTCTATCTGCCCAGCCTCAACGCCGACATCATCGATGACGGCGTGGCCCGTGGCGACATCGGACTCATCATCCGCACCGGCGGCATCATGCTCGCGGTCTCGATCGTGCAGATCGCCTGCTCGGTCACGGCGGTCTGGTTCTCGGCCCGCACCGCCATGGCCTTCGGGCGCGACCTCCGCGCGGCGGTCTTCGCCAAGGTCGGCAGCTTCTCCGGGCGCGAGGTGACCCGCATCGGGGCACCGTCGCTGATCACCCGCAACACCAACGACGTGCAACAGGTGCAGATGCTGGCGCTGATGGCCTGCAACATCGGCGTGATGGTCCCGATCATGATGGTCGGCGGGATCCTTATGGCGATGCGCGAGGATCTCGGCCTGTCCTGGCTGCTCGCGGTGATGGTGCCCACGCTCTTCCTCGTCGTCGGCATCGTGGTCTCGCGGATGGTGCCCAACTTCCGGCTGGTCCAGGAGCGGATCGACGGGGTCAACCGGGTGCTGCGCGAGCAGATCACCGGCATCCGCGTGGTCCGTGCCTTCGTCCGCGAGCCCGAGGAGACCAAGCGGTTCGCAAAGGCCAACGACGACCTCACCGACGTCTCGATCCGCGCCGGCCGCTGGCTGGCCACGATGTTCCCGCTGGTGATGCTCGTGGTGAACGTGGCCAGCGTCGCCGTGCTCTGGTTCGGCGGTCATCGGGTCGACGACGGCAACATGGAGGTGGGCGCCCTGACCGCCTTCCTCAGCTATCTGATGCAGATCCTGATGTCGATCATGATGGGCATGTTCATGCTGATGATGGTGCCCCGCTCAGCGGTCTGCGCGGACCGGATCACCGAGGTCCTCGACACCCCGAGCAGTGTCGTCCTCCCCGAGGCCGGAGCGATCACCGACACGATCGACCACCTCGAGTTCGACCACGTCGAGTTCACCTATCCGGGTGCGGAGCAGCCGGTGCTGCGCGAGATCTCCTTCGACGCGCGGCCCGGTGAGACCGTCGCGATCATCGGCTCCACCGGTGCCGGCAAGTCGACCCTGGTCAACCTCGTGCCGCGTCTCTTCGACGCCACCGCGGGAGCGGTCCGCATCGACGGCGTCGACATCCGGGAGCGCGACGCGGAGACGATGTGGACCCGCATCGGCCTGGTTCCGCAGAAGGCGTTCCTGTTCAGCGGGACGATCGCGGACAACCTGCGCTATGGCAAGCCGGACGCCACTGAGCAGGAGATGTGGCGGGCCCTCGAGATCTCCCAGGCGCGCGACTTCGTCGAGGCGATGGCCGACGGGCTCGAGAGCACGGTCGTGCAGGGCGGCACCAACTTCTCCGGTGGTCAGCGCCAACGCCTGGCCATCGCGCGGGCGGTGGTGAGGGAGCCCGACGTCTATCTCTTCGACGACTCCTTCTCCGCCCTCGACCTGGCCACCGATGCCAGGCTGCGGGCCGCGCTCAAGCCGGAGACCCGTGAGGCGATCGTGCTGCTCGTCGCGCAGCGGGTCTCCACCATCCGTGATGTCGACCAGATCCTGGTCCTGGAGGACGGGGAGGTGGTCGGCCGCGGCACGCATGACGAGCTGCTGGCCGACTGTGCGACATACCAGGAGATCGTGGAGTCGCAGCTGACGGCGGAGGAAGCAGCGTGA
- a CDS encoding TetR family transcriptional regulator, whose protein sequence is MTPRARPMSPEDRRQAILDAVVPLVIEHGADLSTRLIAEAAGVAEGTIFRVFADKTELMWAVAEEAINPAQGREEFDAMLAATDDLHERVRLAAESLTGQRNRTMMVMFGVRRYLMKQDDRKKHEPSAGPPEFLIRANKDLLEMLAGLFEPYADRMRVPPAQGAVVLRSLVFGSAGMDLDVELTSDQIADIIVGGVMLSPTDSEEDD, encoded by the coding sequence GTGACCCCACGCGCCAGACCCATGTCCCCCGAAGACCGCCGTCAGGCGATCCTCGACGCCGTCGTTCCACTCGTCATCGAGCACGGCGCCGATCTCTCCACCCGACTGATCGCCGAGGCGGCAGGGGTCGCGGAGGGCACGATCTTCCGCGTCTTCGCCGACAAGACCGAGCTGATGTGGGCGGTTGCGGAGGAGGCGATCAACCCCGCGCAGGGGCGCGAGGAGTTCGACGCGATGCTGGCCGCGACCGACGACCTGCACGAGCGGGTGCGGCTCGCCGCCGAGTCGCTCACCGGCCAGCGCAACCGGACCATGATGGTGATGTTCGGGGTCCGTCGCTATCTGATGAAGCAGGACGACCGCAAGAAGCACGAGCCGTCGGCGGGCCCGCCCGAGTTCCTCATCCGGGCCAACAAGGACCTCCTCGAGATGCTCGCGGGACTCTTCGAGCCCTATGCCGACCGGATGCGCGTGCCCCCCGCCCAGGGGGCGGTCGTGCTGCGCTCGCTCGTCTTCGGGTCGGCCGGCATGGACCTCGACGTCGAGCTCACCTCCGATCAGATCGCCGACATCATCGTCGGCGGCGTGATGCTCTCCCCGACCGATTCAGAGGAGGACGACTGA
- the pdxH gene encoding pyridoxamine 5'-phosphate oxidase — translation MVDDFAALRTEYSTHGLEAGDLAADPGSMFRTWFEQARVLPEPNAMVLATVSADGQPSARTVLLKGLDQRGFSFFTNLSSHKGSDLAANPRCALLFPWHPLQRQVRVEGHAELLSRDEVAAYFATRPRGAQLGAWASAQSQVTTAEELARDFAYAAGHWEREVPVPEHWGGYVVVPDRVEFWQGRLNRMHDRWRYRRDEASGQGLDAGAGAGPDAGAGAGSGPGAGEWFVERLAP, via the coding sequence ATGGTCGACGACTTCGCCGCGCTCCGGACCGAATATTCCACCCACGGCCTCGAGGCGGGGGACCTGGCCGCTGACCCGGGTTCGATGTTCCGGACCTGGTTCGAGCAGGCACGAGTGCTGCCCGAGCCCAACGCCATGGTCCTCGCGACGGTCTCCGCCGACGGACAGCCCTCCGCGCGCACCGTCCTGCTCAAGGGCCTTGACCAACGCGGGTTCTCGTTCTTCACCAATCTCTCGTCCCACAAGGGATCTGACCTCGCGGCCAACCCGCGGTGTGCGCTGCTCTTCCCGTGGCACCCGCTGCAGCGGCAGGTGCGCGTGGAGGGCCACGCCGAGCTGCTCAGCCGCGACGAGGTGGCGGCGTACTTCGCCACGCGGCCGCGCGGCGCCCAGCTCGGAGCCTGGGCCTCGGCCCAGTCGCAGGTGACCACTGCGGAGGAGCTGGCCCGCGACTTCGCCTACGCGGCGGGGCACTGGGAGCGCGAGGTTCCCGTGCCCGAGCACTGGGGCGGGTACGTCGTGGTGCCCGACCGGGTCGAGTTCTGGCAGGGCCGGCTGAACCGGATGCACGACCGGTGGCGCTACCGCCGCGATGAGGCCAGCGGTCAGGGCCTGGATGCAGGTGCTGGTGCCGGCCCAGACGCAGGCGCAGGTGCGGGCTCCGGGCCAGGCGCGGGGGAGTGGTTCGTCGAACGCCTCGCCCCCTGA
- a CDS encoding AMP-binding protein translates to MSPDPTTMVATTIELLLARADDDNTALLFEESSWTWREFVAESAARAALIEAEFPDAEPLHVGVMMENTPEYMFWLGAAILSGATLVGVNRTRRGAELATDIAGTDLTVVICEEQDREVLAQAAPSGLPTWTVGTTAYDDRLAAHAGAQASPRPAALDPTARMLLLFTSGSTGAPKAVICSSGRFAALCQLNPIEFTPDDVAYNAMPLFHGNALMAAWGPVLANGAAYAMRRKFSASGFRPDLQRFGATFFNYVGRSLAYVLAQPERPDEAENRLRFGFGTEASAADRAEFARRFGCHLFESYGSSEGAIHIVRTPDTPELALGKPQIGYDADVVDEEGNECPPAELDDNGTVLNPAEAIGEIRALGAEQRFEGYYRNPEASAARLRDGHFYTGDLAYRDAEGFFYFAGRTADRLRVDSENLAARPIEIILERLYDVRAAAVYPVPDPHTGDAVMAALEVDPGFSLESFAGALAADPDLSSKAMPRFVRLCDPIPVTATRKTDKAGLRRDRWHADQVFERVEDGFVLVDETRCARLEEETRRHRTGPVV, encoded by the coding sequence ATGAGTCCAGATCCGACCACGATGGTCGCCACCACGATCGAACTACTGCTCGCGCGCGCCGACGATGACAACACTGCGCTCCTCTTCGAGGAGAGCAGCTGGACCTGGCGCGAGTTCGTTGCCGAGTCCGCGGCGCGGGCCGCTCTGATCGAGGCGGAGTTTCCCGATGCGGAGCCGCTCCACGTCGGCGTGATGATGGAGAACACCCCCGAGTACATGTTCTGGCTGGGTGCCGCGATCCTGTCCGGCGCCACCCTGGTCGGGGTGAACCGCACCCGCCGCGGCGCCGAGCTGGCCACCGACATCGCCGGCACCGACCTCACCGTTGTCATCTGCGAGGAGCAGGATCGCGAGGTGTTGGCCCAGGCAGCACCCTCGGGCCTGCCCACCTGGACCGTCGGGACCACGGCGTACGACGACCGGCTCGCCGCGCACGCCGGGGCGCAGGCGTCCCCACGCCCGGCGGCGCTCGACCCGACCGCCCGCATGCTGCTGCTGTTCACCTCGGGGTCGACCGGTGCACCGAAGGCGGTGATCTGCTCGAGCGGGCGGTTCGCTGCGCTGTGTCAGCTCAACCCGATCGAGTTCACCCCTGATGACGTGGCCTACAACGCGATGCCGCTGTTTCACGGCAACGCACTGATGGCAGCCTGGGGGCCGGTGCTCGCGAACGGCGCTGCTTATGCAATGCGACGCAAGTTCTCCGCCTCGGGTTTTCGCCCCGACCTGCAGCGGTTCGGCGCGACGTTCTTCAACTACGTGGGCCGCTCGCTTGCCTATGTGCTGGCCCAGCCAGAGCGTCCTGACGAGGCGGAGAACAGGTTGCGTTTCGGGTTCGGCACCGAGGCCTCGGCGGCCGACCGTGCGGAGTTCGCCCGCCGGTTCGGCTGCCACCTCTTCGAGTCCTACGGTTCGTCCGAGGGGGCGATTCACATCGTGCGCACACCGGACACGCCTGAGCTGGCACTCGGCAAGCCGCAGATCGGCTATGACGCTGATGTGGTGGACGAGGAGGGCAACGAGTGCCCGCCGGCCGAGCTCGACGACAACGGCACCGTGCTCAACCCGGCCGAGGCGATCGGCGAGATCAGGGCGCTGGGCGCGGAGCAGCGGTTCGAGGGCTACTACCGCAATCCTGAGGCGAGCGCCGCGCGGCTGCGTGACGGACACTTCTACACAGGGGACCTGGCCTACCGGGACGCCGAGGGCTTCTTCTACTTCGCCGGACGCACGGCGGATCGGCTGCGGGTCGACTCGGAGAACCTTGCGGCCCGGCCGATCGAGATCATCCTGGAGCGGCTGTACGACGTCCGCGCGGCCGCTGTCTATCCCGTGCCGGACCCTCACACGGGGGATGCGGTGATGGCGGCGCTGGAGGTTGATCCGGGATTCTCCCTGGAGAGCTTCGCTGGTGCTCTTGCCGCGGACCCGGACCTGAGCAGCAAGGCGATGCCCCGGTTCGTCCGGCTCTGCGACCCGATCCCGGTGACCGCGACTCGCAAGACCGACAAGGCCGGCCTGCGGCGCGATCGCTGGCACGCCGATCAGGTCTTCGAGCGGGTTGAGGATGGGTTCGTGCTCGTGGACGAGACGCGCTGCGCGAGACTCGAGGAGGAGACTCGGCGGCACCGCACGGGCCCGGTGGTCTGA